A segment of the Pseudoalteromonas sp. DL-6 genome:
TCGTTACGTACCTTAGTAAAAGCAGAGCACCAAGAAGAAATTGCTTTTGAAACTGAGCTGCTAATTATGTATGCAGCGCGTTCACAGCTAATGCATAATGTGATCAATCCGGCACTAGAGCAAGGGCAGTGGGTATTAGCCGATCGTCACGATTTATCGTCACAGGCGTATCAAGGCGGCGGCCGCGGAATAAGTGCAAACACCTTAGCATCGTTATCGTCTATGGTGTTAAAAGGCTTAAAACCCGATTTAACAATTTACCTAGATATTGACCCTGTTATTGGCCTTGAACGTGCTAAAGGTCGCGGCCAGTTAGACAGAATTGAGCAAGAAGCCATTGAGTTTTTTCAGCGCACCCGTATGCGTTACATTGAGCTTGCAAATGATGACGACAGCATAAAAACAGTCGATGCCAACCAAAGCATTGATAAAGTGCATCGTGATATTACCAATGTACTGCGCACATTTTTTTCAGGGTTAAAATAATATGGCATTGCCGTGGCTTAATGAGGTAGAGCAACGCTTAACTCAGAGCTATAAAGCGCAGCGTTTTCATCATGCGCAGCTGTTTTGCGGGCCTATTGGGGTTGGCAAATTTGAGCTAAGTGAGCAACTAGCAAATAGTTTGTTATGCCAAAACACCCAAGCACAGTTAAGTAGTCCAAATAGTGTGTTAAGCCCTTGTGGGCAATGTAAAAGTTGTTCATTAAACTTAGCGGTTACACACCCAGACAAGCGCATTACTCAAGTGGAAGGGCAAAGCATAGGTGTAGACGACATACGCGGCATAAGCGATTTTATGCATCAGTCTGCGGCGCAAAATGGCAATAAAGTGGCAATTATCGAAAACTGCGAAAAAATGACCACCGCAGCCGCTAATGCGTTATTAAAAACCCTTGAAGAGCCAAGTAATAGTCGGTTTTTAATTTTGACAACCAGCCAAGTGGCGCAATTACCTGCCACTATTTTAAGTCGCTGTGCTAAAACTGAGGTTAAAGTAACCAATAACCAATTAGCACAACAATGGTTAAGTAGTTTGGATGTGCCTAACTATACGTGGTTGTCGTTATTTTATAGCCAACCACTGCAAGTAAAGCAGTGGCAACAGCAAAATCAGCTTGAAAACATTGATACGCTTTATAAATTTGCAACTGAGTTTAAACAAAGCCATAATTTCAATGCGTTAGTCGACATAATAAATAAACAGCCTGAGCTTGTGCGTATTTTTACCTTATTTTTAAGTGAGCAGCTCAAACAACAGCTGTTAAATGGCATGAGTTTTGAAGCTTACCAAGTTGCTCAGCAAGCACTGAATGATTTTTTACAGAATAACATACAAATACTTGGGCTAAATTTACCGCTTGCGGTATCACGACTAGCGTACATATTACGTAACCAATAAAAAGGACTAGATATGCAAGAGCTATTAGTAGATATAGACGACCTTGACGAACTATATCGCTGTTATATGCCTTTTTTAAAAAAAGGTGGGTTATTTGTACGCACCAATATGCGCTATGAACCCGGGTATTCACTTGCCTTACGCGTTACCTTACCTGACGCGCTAGAAGACGACGTGGTAACCGGCAAAGTAACCTGGATCACGCCACAGGGCGCTCAGAGCTCAAATCCACCAGGGATCGGCATTAGCTTTTTAGATGATAAAACAAACCTAAACGCGAAGATCGAAAAACTGCTGGGGACTATGTTAAACTCCGGCAATCCAACTTATACCATGTAGTAAAAACAGGCCTTATTTTGATTGTAGATTCTCATTGCCATTTAGACCGTCTTGATTTTGATAAACTCGATTTAAACCTAGACCAAGTACTTGATAACGCCCGCGCTAAAAAAGTAGAACATTTTTTATGTGTAAGCGTCACGCTTGATCAATTCCCCAATATGCTAGAGCAAATAAAACATTACAACGACGTGTCTGCGTCATGTGGTGTGCACCCGCTTGATCAAAAAGACGCACTCAACAAACAGCAATTAATTGATTTAGCCTCACACGACAAAGTAGTGGCCATTGGCGAAACTGGGCTCGATTATTACTACGCAAAAGACACCCATGCCGTACAACAAGCCAGTTTTGTTGGCCATATTGAGGTGGCAAATGAATTACAAAAGCCGCTTATTATTCATACCCGTGACGCCCGTGCCGACACCATTAACTTAATGCGTGAACACAAAGCAGAAAATTGCGGCGGGGTACTGCATTGTTTCACCGAAGATTGGGATATGGCCAAAAAAGCCATTGATATGGGTTTTTATATTTCTATTTCAGGTATTGTAACCTTTAAAAATGCGGTAGAGCTTAAAGAAGTAGTAAAGCAAATTCCTCTCGATCGACTGCTTATTGAAACCGACTCGCCTTATTTAGCGCCAGTACCATATCGTGGTAAAACTAATCAGCCAGCGTATGTGGAAGATGTTGCTTACTATATTAGTGAACTAAAAGGCATTAGTTTTAACGAGTTGGCAAAGGCCACCACTGATAACTTTTATTCTTTATTTAAATTAGCAGCTAAAGGCTAACCTCATGACAACTCTCTCGGTGCAACACCCGCTATTACTTATGGGGCCCATGGTGCGCCGAGCAGAAAAAACTGCAGTCTGTATTCAGTTTGCTACTGCAAAGCCAGTAAATTGCCGTATAGAGCTAATTGGTCACGAATGTTATAGCGAACAAGACACCATAAGGCTAGGGGAATATTTATTCTTACAGTTTGTGGTTATTAAACCCATTAACAGCCAATTCCCACGCGATACCTTATTACCTTACCAGCTATTTTTTGATGACAGCCCGGTTGATTTATCTGCGTTTAGCTTTAACAATCAGCCATTACCTGAATTTGTGATCCCCAAAAAACTGACGCAAATACTACATGGCTCGTGTCGTAATGCGCATCACCCTGCAAAAGACAGCTTAGTAAGCTCTAGCCATTGGCAAGCTGTACAACGAAGTAATGAGCAGCAGGGGGCACAGTTATTATTGCTTTCGGGCGATCAGGTATACGCCGACGATGTAGCAGGGCCTATGTTATTAGCAATACATCAGCTGATTAAACACTTAGGCATATATAAAGAACAGCCACTTAATTTAGATTTACCCGCTGATATTGCAGAGCAACTATATGGTCGCCATTACTTGTTGCCGACTACCTCATGGAAAAAGCGTTCTAAATTAGGCATTGGCTATTGGTTAAAAAAGGACGAACCGCATTTTTCCAGTGTTAAAGCTTATAATCATCTGATTCATTTTGAAGAGTTCGTAGCGCTATATTTACTTAATTTTAGTAGCCAAGCATGGCAATACATTGACCTAAATAACTTAAGTTACTCAGGTGGTAACGAAAAAAATCAAACGCTATTTAATGCAGAAAAAACCGCATTAATTGACTATGCACAAGGTTTAGCAGAGGTAGAGCGGTTATTTGCTAATGTATCTACCTTAATGATGTTTGATGATCATGATGTAACCGATGATTGGAACCTAACCGCAGGTTGGGAGCAAGCCATTAACCAAAACCCTAGCAGCAAGCGTATTGTAAATAATGGCTTAGCAAGCTATTGGTTATTTCAGGGAATGGGCAACGACGCACTACATAAAACCGGATCGTTACTTAGCCCTTTTAACGACTGCTTAGCTGGTGATAAGCAGTGGCAATTTAAATGTTTTGATAAGCACCTGAACGACTTTAGCCATTGGCATTATGAGCTAATGACCATTCCTAAAGTGGTGGTACTCGATACCCGTACGCATCGTTGGCGTAACGAGCAAAACTTTAATGAACCCTCAGGCTTACTCGATTGGGATCGCCTCACAGAGCTTGAAGAGAGCCTATTAAGCCATGACCAAGTAATTATTGTATCGCCCGCTCCCGTGTTTGGGGTTAAATCGATAGAGGCAATTCAAGCCGTATTTAATATGTGTGGGCAACCACTGATGGTTGATGTAGAAAACTGGATGGCGCACGAAGGCTCAGCCAAAAAGCTACTCAATACTTTTAGACGCACCGACACCCCAAATGAAACACTGATTTTATCCGGCGACGTGCATTATTCATTTTGTTTTTCGGTGCAAAAGCGTTTTGGCGATCACCCCAACAGAATTTGGCAGCTCACAGCTAGTGGCATTAAAAACGAGTTCCCGCGTAAGCTAATAAATGTTCTCGACAAGCTCGACTCTATTTTATACGGCCCCAAAAGCCCACTTAACTTTTTTACCAAACGCTGGCATATGGAAGTAGACAAACACCAAACCAAAGGCAAAGGACAAAAGTACCTAGTAAGCGATTCAGCCATTAGCTTAGTTACGCTTGAAGCGGGAAATTTAGCAAGGTACCAATTAATCCATGGCGACGGCCACACCACCGAATTTGATTTAGAAGAGCAGTGATTTAAAGCATAAGTTTTAGGTTGATATTATTGCCGACGTGTAGCAGCGACTTCATGTCGCGTCATATTTTAATGTCGTGAGCGACGGGCGACGGGCGACGAGTTGCGGGCTAAATATCCAAAAGCGCAGCGTCTCTTAGCCTCCTTTGTGAATAAATCACTAAAATATTTTTTGAACAAAGAGAAGGGAATGAGAAACAAATGAGAGGGTCAAGCCAGTTCAAGGTTGAAATTAGTATCGACTTGTAGCAGCGACTTTATGTCGCGTCATTAGCGGAGGGCGACGAGCTTCTAGTTGCGCGCTGCACTGAGAATACAAAGTATTTGCTAATACTTATAACATTTGTATTTAGTTACTTTCTCTTTTTTCTCCTACCCTCTGTGGTAAATAAATAACTAAGTTCTTATTGTAATAATAGTACTGGATGAAGGGCTAAGCTCGAAACTCATTAACTTTATTTAAAACCTTTATTTTTGCACCACAGAGAACACCGAGGCGCTGCGCGCTGCACAGAGAATACAAAGTATTTGCTAATACTTATAACATTTGTATTTAGTCACTTTCTCTTTTTTCTCCTACCCTCTGTGGTGAATAAAATCACTAAAATATTTTTTGAACAAAGAGAAGAGAATGAGAAACAAATGAGAGGGTCAAGCCGGTTCTAGGTTGATATTATTGCTGACTTGTAGCAGCGACTTCATGTTGCGTCATTCTTTAATGTCGTGAGCGACGGGCTTCGAGTTGCGGGCTCAATATCTAAAAGCGCAGCGTCTCATAATCTTCTTTATGAATAAATTACTTAAACCCAAAATATAAAAATTACTCTTGAACCACAGAGGCGCTGCGTAGAGAAAAGGCTTCAATTGCTGAAATCTAATAACTAACCACAATTTTTTAACTTTTGTTTTAAATTACTTTCTCTTTTTTCTCCTACCCTCTGTGGTGAATAAATCACTAAGTTCTTATTGTAATAATAGTACTGGGTGAAGGATTAAGCTCGAAACCCGTTAACTTTATTTAAAACCTTTATTTTTGCACCACAGAGAACACCGAGGCGCTGCGCGCTGCACAGAGAATACAAAGTATTTGCTAATACTTATAACATTTGTATTTAGTCACTTTCTATTTTTTCTCCTACCCTCTGTGGTAAAAAAATCACTAAAATATTTTTTGAACAAAGAGAAGAGAATGAGAAACAAATGAGAGGGTCAAGCCGGTTCTAGGTTGATATTATTGCTGACTTGTAGCAGCGACTTCATGTCGCGTCATTCTTTAATGTCGTGAGCGACGGGCTTCGAGTTGCGGGCTCAATATCTAAAAGCGCAGCGTCTCATAACCTTCTTTGTGAATAAATCACTTAAACCCAAAACATAAAAATTACTTTTGAATGAACCACAGAGAACACCGAGGCGCTGCGCGCTGCACAGAGAATACAAAGTATTTGCTAATACTTATAACATTTGTATTTAGTCACTTTCTCTGTTTTCTCCTATCCTCTGTGGTAAATAAATCACTAAAATATTATTTGAACAAAGAGAAGCGAATGAGAAGACAGAATCAGGTGTTAGGGATTAGGTTCGTAACCCGCTCCCCGCAACTCGCAGCCCGTTAACTTTCACTACGCCGTTTTTTAATTCGCTTTGGTGCCGGTAACTTATTGGTTAATATAGCTAAACATAACACCACTATAAACAGCATTGAGTTTGCACCGGCCTGCAAAGAGTAATCAACCGATGAATGCAGCATCATGGCTAGAATAGCTGTAGCGCAACCAAACGCCACGCCCTGATAAAGCGCCGTTTTACGCGTTCGCATAGTATTAATACACAACCACAAACAATAAAGTACCAGTAGTCCTAACAACGCAGTAGCAGGAATACCCAGCTCAACCGCAAATTGTACATAATCGTTATGCGCATTGTCATAGTAGCCAGAATAAGGCTCAGACTGATACGCAGGAAACGCAGTATAAAAAGTACCGCCACCAGAGCCTAATAACGGGTTATCTAAAATCAGCGGAATTGAGTCACGAACAACTTCATCACGTGTTTCCGATTGCAAACTAGTCTCGCTAATACGTTGTTTTACTTTTTCTACATCGAAAATGGCACCAATGATGATTAAATCGATAATAAAAAAGCTCACAATCAGCAATTTAAATGCTTTGGGTTTTTGCTTATAAACAAATAGCGCCAGTAAACTTACTATTATCAAAGCGATAAAAAACGCCGAGTTACCCATACGGCTGCGAGTTAAAATAAGCGCCACAATAATAATAATTAACGAAATGCGTAAGATTATTTTAGAACTTAATAATACTTCGGCCCAGGCGCGAAGTGTTTGTTTTAAAGTGGGTTTATAGCCATTGTTAGTGCGTTTTAACTCACTGATTAAAACGCCAATGCCTAAACATAAGCACAGCGCTAAATAGTTAGCTAAAAAGTTAGAATAGGTAAAAGTACCAATTGCTCTGTCGGTGTGTTTGTAGCCAAACAAAGGGCTAATTACATCGGGCGATAAATTTAAGTAACTCGCATACAAAGCCTGAAAAACACCGGCACAAATTACAGCATAAATTAATTTTTTAATTCGCTCGGCACTATTGCAGTAGTTAAATACTAACCAGCTCAACATGAGTAAAAAGCTGGTTTTTAATAACATTTGTTTGGTTTGAAATACATCAACACTCACGCTAAACAGCTGTATACCAGAAACTAAAATAACGGCGCTTAAAGTAAAAAATAGTGGCCAAGAATAGCGGGGGGGAAATAGCGATTGGTTGTTATTTAACACACTGAGTGTAAGGTGAGTAATAAAGGTAAAGCTAGTTAAAATACCAATAGCTAAAATTGCCCAAGGGCGGTAACTACCTAAAGGAAGGGGGAGCAAAAATAGGATCAGGCAAATACAAAAAAATATAAAACGATTCAAAATAAACTCAAACAAAGTAAAAACGCAGCCAATAGGCTGCGTTTAAATATTTATACAGGTTGGTATTAATTACCGACTTCAGAAATGCCATTATCACCACCCGTACCACCAGAACCTGGAGGTGTAGGTAATGTTGGTAAGCCTACTACTGGTGGTGGAGCAGGCTGGCCAGCACCTGGGCCTGCAGCAGTAGCTTCTGATGCAACTGTAGCATCAACGCCGGCAGTAATTGCAGCTAGAGTAATGGCATCAGTATTCGAACACGTAGTTGAAAGGCTGTTTAAAAAATCAGAGATTAGCGGATTATCTGCACCTAATTCATCAACAACAGTTGTCACTAAAATATCGATATCTGCAGTATTACAACAAACATCATTTGCAAATGCACCGTTTAACCAATTGCCGTCGCCTGTTTTCTCAGGTTGGTTATTGTCTGATTCATCTTCAGCGCCATTATTTACTACGTTGCTTTTGTTTGAACACGCTTGATTCAATGCAGCAACAAGCTCTTCACGTAATTGCTCTGATGAAGTATCAGCTGTTGCATTATTAAGAATGCTTATAACGCCATCTGTATTTACTTCTTGAACCACTGCAGCATTGTCCGTTTGTGCATAGGTTGGAAGAGCAGTAAGAGCCGTTGTGCTAGCGACTAAGCCAGCTAAAAGTAATTTTTTCATTTCTCGTCCCTTGGTTGAGTACTAATTGCAAAATTTTAGCGCATCGGTGCAAAAAGTAAACTCTTTATTTACGCCATTTTCATTAGATTTAATGATTTTTGATGGTGGTAGTATCAAATTGCCCTGTACACCATCACACCCTAGGTATTCAAGTATTTCTAAAGTCTCGGTTTTTTCAATTAAACAGGCTAAAACTTTAATACCAAAACCATGGCAAATATTGTTAACGGTTTGAATATAAAATTGGCTTTGTGGGTTAGTTACTAAATCTTGAATATAACTACCATCAATTTTAACGTACTCAATATCCAGCCCTTGTAAATACCTAAACGATGTTAAGCTAGTACCAAAGTGTTCAATACACACATTAATGCCCAGCTCTTTTATTGCATCTATATGTAACGATGCAACATGCACGTTATACAATAAGCTTATTTCGTGCAGCTCAAATAGCAAGTTAGTTTTTATAACTGGCTTAGTGTGCGAATAAAGAGTAAGCCATTCTATAAAGTCAGTTGAGTACAAAGATGCCTTACTAATATTTAGGGCAAACACTTCATTTGGGTATTGCTCTTTAATATCTACAAAATTACGTATAATTTTTTTATCAAGTTCTTCGGTTAAATTTAACTTTTCGGCCATTGCAAATAAGTGGCCATTATTTACTTTTTCGCCATCATGAATAAAGTGTGCAAATACCTCAAAGTAACATTGAGAGTGAGCCTTATTGGCTTGTTTTACTGGCTGTACCGAAAAGCTTACTTCACCGGCATTTATAATCGACTTAATAAGAGTACGCCATTGATTTACGCTAAATAGCGATTCTTTATCATCGCAGTTTATGGTGCTGTCTTCGCCAATGGTGCAACCGGTATCAAGTAACGAGAGTACTTCGCCTACACTCACACCTTGTTCAACGGCAACTATGGCTAAATTTGCGTAGCCATTTATGTGCAAGCTGTTTTCTTTTTGGCTTAATTTATCACTCAGATCTAAACGGGCTTTATTTAAAAATAACACGTCATAAGGGGCAAGTAACACAAACGTGCCACCGTTTAACCTAAATACAGTTGAGTTTGGTAATTCTTCTGCAGCATGTTTAAGTATTTTAGCTGCATCAAGCACATGCTGATCGCCATCTTGGTAGCTTACTATTTGGTTTATATTATTTAATGAGGGCAGGGTAAGCATCATTGCAGTAATGGGCGCATCGTCTGAAATATTATTGACCACAGAGTTAAAGTGGTTTTCAAACGACTTACGGTTACCTAGCCCAGTTAACGAATCTATATAAACTTCTTCGGTAAGTGCCTGAGTTTGTTTGGTCAGTGAATCAAACGTACTTTGTAAGTTTATAACCATGTTATTAATGGCTTGGGTTACGGTACGAAGCTCCCGCGCTACCGGAATTTCCTTATTTAAGGTAAAACGTTTGCGAGTGACTAGAGTGGCTTGGTCTTCTACGGCTTTTAATGGCTTAAATACGGCGCGTAAAATTAAAAACGCAATAGCGAGTGATGCAGCTAAAAGTAAAAACGAGCTATATAAACTGCGTAATGTGTGCTGCCACAAGGTTAAATACGACTGCCCAGTATGGCTGGTTACATTAAGTGTGCCTGCCATCATCCAGCCGTTATTAATTTCAGAGTGCATAGTAGGCGCACTCAATTCAACCGCACTAATAAACCAAGTAGGCACAGATTCAACGCGTTTAGGGTTTTGTAACTCAAATACTATGTTGTTTTGCACATCAGTAAATTTAATTTCACTGTAGTAACCAGAGTCGAAAATAGCGGTTGCCATCGTTTGTGCAATCATTAGGCTATCGTCTTCTAAATAGGGAGAGATAGAAAGCCCTAAACTGGTGGCAGTGTCTTGCGCGTGGCTGGCCATTTGCGTTTGTAAGTAATTACGAGTTGTGTCTACGTCGGTAATAACACGCGCGCAAAATGAAATGATCGAAATTAAAATGATCAAGCCATATACTTGGGTCTTTAAACTCAATCCATATTTAAAAATTCGAGACATAACTACTAGTTCCTTTGTTGTTACCACCATTAGCGGGCGCAAGCTCACCTTGTTCAATTCGTTCTAGCATAGTGTTCCAAGCAGAAACCCCACGGCTATTTTTAACCTTATTACCTAAACCTTTCGATTTGGCTAACCACAAGCCTTGGCCATTAAAACTATATATAGGTTTTAAATCGCCACGATTACTAGCAGGCACTAGTTTAGTATTAAAATTATCGAGCACCAGCGGTATTTGATTGGGTTGTTCAAAGTATATCAACACCATGTGTGGTTGGTTAACCGTACGTTGGCGCACATACATAAAACGTATCTTATCTTCTGGGATGCCTAAAGCGATTAAAGTAAAGTATTTAGCAATTACATAATCTTCACAGTCACCCATACCTACCCCTAAACTTTCGAGTGGGGTGGCCCAGTAATCTTTTTTTTGCCAAAGATCGTCATCGGTTTTGTACTTTATATGCTTATTAAAAAAGTCATTAACTAAATGAATTTTTTGCCATTCGCTTTTATCGGCAGAGTCATCAATAAAGCTCAGCCAGTTTTTTATTCGTTGATGGCCAGCATCACCGTAAAACTGTTTGGCACGGGAAATTATATCGCTGTTACGCAAATGTAAAAGCATGTCTTGTGCACAAGCAAAAAAAGACACTAATATAATGATGCAAATTCCAACGCGCACAAAGCCCATCCCTAAAAAGTTAACGAAGTAATTATATTCTCATTAAAACTAAAATGATAGGTTATAAAAAAAGCATCAATATATTAATTAACAGCTTTGCAACATAAAACAATCAAAAAGACTGCTTTTTATATTGAGCGATTGTATGGCTTGTGTATAATAGCCGCCCATATGGATGGTAGCGCTTAAAATCTTTGCTTAATTTGGCAAAAACATCAACAAGTGACTACAGAACAAAAAAGTAACAATAAAAGGAATTGAAGTGAAAGTATTAAAAGCAGTCTTGCCTGTTGCAGGCTTGGGTACGCGCATGCTGCCAGCTACCAAAGCAACGCCTAAGGAAATGCTTCCACTAGTCGATAAACCTCTCATTCAATACGTTGTTAACGAAGCAGTAAAAGCCGGTATTAAAGAAATTATACTGGTTACCCATGCTTCTAAAAACGCAATAGAAAATCATTTTGATACCAGCTTTGAGCTAGAAGCCACTCTAGAAGCTCGCGTAAAACGCAGCTTGCTAGAAGAAGTTCGCTCAATAATCCCGCGAGATGTAAGTATTATTTCTGTTCGCCAATCTGCGCCATTAGGTTTAGGCCACGCAATACTTGAAACTTGGCCAATCATTGGCAACAACCCATTCGCTATTTTATTGCCAGACGTAATTATCGATCAATATAAGTCAAACCTTAAGATTGATAACTTAGCACAAATGATCGCCCGATTTGAGCGCACTCAACATAATCAAATTATGGTTGAACCTGTACCACATGAAGAAGTGCACAACTACGGTGTGGTTGATTTGGCGGGTGAATATATTGCGCCTGGCGAAAATGCAACCATTACTAATATGGTTGAAAAGCCAGACAACGACGATGCGCCAAGCAATTTAGCCATAACAGGGCGTTATGTTGTATCACCCGCTATTTGGGATTTACTCGAATTTACGCCTCCAGGGGCTGGCGGCGAAATACAGTTAACAGATGCATTACTGCAGTTACGCCATCTTGAAACAATTGAAGCGTACCATTTAAAAGGTAAGTCACACGACTGTGGCTCAAAACTAGGTTACATGCTCGCAAACGTAGAATACGCAATGCAATCAAGCCTAATGGGTGAAGAATTTACAAAGCGCGTTAAGCAATTAATGGCAAATGCATAAAGCTATGCAAAATCGGTTAATAAAAAATTAAGGGAAATCATGGCTATTAAAGTATTAAGTATTTTTGGTACACGACCTGAAGCAATAAAAATGGCGCCGCTAGTTAAAGCACTCAATGCAGCTGAAGGCATTGACGCTAAAGTATGTGTTACTGCACAGCATCGTGAAATGCTTGACCAAGTTTTAGCCCTTTTTGAAATTGTACCCGAGTACGACTTAAATATTATGAAACCTGGCCAAAGCTTATACGATGTAACAACAAATATTTTGTTAGGTTTAAAACCTATCCTCGAAGAGTTTAAACCAGACTTAGTGCTTGTTCATGGTGATACCAGTACTACGTTATCTGCAAGTTTAGCGGCGTTTTATCAGCAAATTCCAGTAGGGCACGTAGAAGCGGGTTTACGCACCGGTAACTTAAGTTCACCCTGGCCAGAGGAAGGTAACCGCAAACTCACTGGGGCAATTACAAAACTGCATTTTGCACCAACGCAAACATCGCAGCAAAACTTACTAAACGAAGCAATAAATGCTGACGATATCGTAATTACTGGTAACACCGTTATTGACGCATTATTACAAGTGGTTGATAAAGTAAAAACCGACACCGCTTTAATTTCAACTCTAAAAGCTAAATTTCCAGAACTCGATGAAACTAAAAAGCTTATTTTAGTTACAGGGCACCGCCGTGAGAGCTTTGGTGGCGGTTTTGAGCGAATTTGTGAGGCATTGGTAGAAATTGCAACTGCGCACCCAGATACACAAATTTTGTACCCAATGCATTTAAACCCTAATGTACGCGAACCAGTAAATCGCATATTAAAAAATGTTGATAATGTGCATTTAATCGAGCCGCAAGACTACCTACCATTTGTGTACTTAATGAATCAAGCTCACATAATCGTAACCGACTCAGGTGGTGTTCAAGAAGAAGCGCCAAGCTTAGGTAAACCTGTACTTGTTATGCGTGACACCACAGAACGCCCAGAAGCGGTAGAAGCAGGTACAGTTAAACTAGTAGGCACAGATAAAGTTCGCATAGTGAATGAAGTTAATAACTTACTCACTAACGCTCAAGAATATCAGTCAATGAGCCGTGCACATAACCCTTATGGTGATGGTAAAGCGTGTGAACGCATTGTGGCTAAAATTAAGCAACACTTTAA
Coding sequences within it:
- the tmk gene encoding dTMP kinase, which gives rise to MKPKFIVIEGLEGAGKSTAIALCQDFLNHHHVDFINVREPGGTPLAESLRTLVKAEHQEEIAFETELLIMYAARSQLMHNVINPALEQGQWVLADRHDLSSQAYQGGGRGISANTLASLSSMVLKGLKPDLTIYLDIDPVIGLERAKGRGQLDRIEQEAIEFFQRTRMRYIELANDDDSIKTVDANQSIDKVHRDITNVLRTFFSGLK
- a CDS encoding DNA polymerase III subunit, with translation MALPWLNEVEQRLTQSYKAQRFHHAQLFCGPIGVGKFELSEQLANSLLCQNTQAQLSSPNSVLSPCGQCKSCSLNLAVTHPDKRITQVEGQSIGVDDIRGISDFMHQSAAQNGNKVAIIENCEKMTTAAANALLKTLEEPSNSRFLILTTSQVAQLPATILSRCAKTEVKVTNNQLAQQWLSSLDVPNYTWLSLFYSQPLQVKQWQQQNQLENIDTLYKFATEFKQSHNFNALVDIINKQPELVRIFTLFLSEQLKQQLLNGMSFEAYQVAQQALNDFLQNNIQILGLNLPLAVSRLAYILRNQ
- a CDS encoding PilZ domain-containing protein is translated as MQELLVDIDDLDELYRCYMPFLKKGGLFVRTNMRYEPGYSLALRVTLPDALEDDVVTGKVTWITPQGAQSSNPPGIGISFLDDKTNLNAKIEKLLGTMLNSGNPTYTM
- a CDS encoding YchF/TatD family DNA exonuclease, with the protein product MIVDSHCHLDRLDFDKLDLNLDQVLDNARAKKVEHFLCVSVTLDQFPNMLEQIKHYNDVSASCGVHPLDQKDALNKQQLIDLASHDKVVAIGETGLDYYYAKDTHAVQQASFVGHIEVANELQKPLIIHTRDARADTINLMREHKAENCGGVLHCFTEDWDMAKKAIDMGFYISISGIVTFKNAVELKEVVKQIPLDRLLIETDSPYLAPVPYRGKTNQPAYVEDVAYYISELKGISFNELAKATTDNFYSLFKLAAKG
- a CDS encoding alkaline phosphatase D family protein; translation: MTTLSVQHPLLLMGPMVRRAEKTAVCIQFATAKPVNCRIELIGHECYSEQDTIRLGEYLFLQFVVIKPINSQFPRDTLLPYQLFFDDSPVDLSAFSFNNQPLPEFVIPKKLTQILHGSCRNAHHPAKDSLVSSSHWQAVQRSNEQQGAQLLLLSGDQVYADDVAGPMLLAIHQLIKHLGIYKEQPLNLDLPADIAEQLYGRHYLLPTTSWKKRSKLGIGYWLKKDEPHFSSVKAYNHLIHFEEFVALYLLNFSSQAWQYIDLNNLSYSGGNEKNQTLFNAEKTALIDYAQGLAEVERLFANVSTLMMFDDHDVTDDWNLTAGWEQAINQNPSSKRIVNNGLASYWLFQGMGNDALHKTGSLLSPFNDCLAGDKQWQFKCFDKHLNDFSHWHYELMTIPKVVVLDTRTHRWRNEQNFNEPSGLLDWDRLTELEESLLSHDQVIIVSPAPVFGVKSIEAIQAVFNMCGQPLMVDVENWMAHEGSAKKLLNTFRRTDTPNETLILSGDVHYSFCFSVQKRFGDHPNRIWQLTASGIKNEFPRKLINVLDKLDSILYGPKSPLNFFTKRWHMEVDKHQTKGKGQKYLVSDSAISLVTLEAGNLARYQLIHGDGHTTEFDLEEQ
- a CDS encoding O-antigen ligase family protein, translating into MNRFIFFCICLILFLLPLPLGSYRPWAILAIGILTSFTFITHLTLSVLNNNQSLFPPRYSWPLFFTLSAVILVSGIQLFSVSVDVFQTKQMLLKTSFLLMLSWLVFNYCNSAERIKKLIYAVICAGVFQALYASYLNLSPDVISPLFGYKHTDRAIGTFTYSNFLANYLALCLCLGIGVLISELKRTNNGYKPTLKQTLRAWAEVLLSSKIILRISLIIIIVALILTRSRMGNSAFFIALIIVSLLALFVYKQKPKAFKLLIVSFFIIDLIIIGAIFDVEKVKQRISETSLQSETRDEVVRDSIPLILDNPLLGSGGGTFYTAFPAYQSEPYSGYYDNAHNDYVQFAVELGIPATALLGLLVLYCLWLCINTMRTRKTALYQGVAFGCATAILAMMLHSSVDYSLQAGANSMLFIVVLCLAILTNKLPAPKRIKKRRSES
- a CDS encoding EAL domain-containing protein; this encodes MSRIFKYGLSLKTQVYGLIILISIISFCARVITDVDTTRNYLQTQMASHAQDTATSLGLSISPYLEDDSLMIAQTMATAIFDSGYYSEIKFTDVQNNIVFELQNPKRVESVPTWFISAVELSAPTMHSEINNGWMMAGTLNVTSHTGQSYLTLWQHTLRSLYSSFLLLAASLAIAFLILRAVFKPLKAVEDQATLVTRKRFTLNKEIPVARELRTVTQAINNMVINLQSTFDSLTKQTQALTEEVYIDSLTGLGNRKSFENHFNSVVNNISDDAPITAMMLTLPSLNNINQIVSYQDGDQHVLDAAKILKHAAEELPNSTVFRLNGGTFVLLAPYDVLFLNKARLDLSDKLSQKENSLHINGYANLAIVAVEQGVSVGEVLSLLDTGCTIGEDSTINCDDKESLFSVNQWRTLIKSIINAGEVSFSVQPVKQANKAHSQCYFEVFAHFIHDGEKVNNGHLFAMAEKLNLTEELDKKIIRNFVDIKEQYPNEVFALNISKASLYSTDFIEWLTLYSHTKPVIKTNLLFELHEISLLYNVHVASLHIDAIKELGINVCIEHFGTSLTSFRYLQGLDIEYVKIDGSYIQDLVTNPQSQFYIQTVNNICHGFGIKVLACLIEKTETLEILEYLGCDGVQGNLILPPSKIIKSNENGVNKEFTFCTDALKFCN